The Elaeis guineensis isolate ETL-2024a chromosome 5, EG11, whole genome shotgun sequence DNA segment ATTGTACTTGACACGATAGACCCATTGCACAccaattgcatcttttccaaatgGCAAATCCACAAGTTTTCATGTTTCATTCTTTTCAATTGCTGATATCTCCTCTTTTATTGAGTTCCTCCGTTCTTCTATTTCATTTGCCTTCTCAAATGAATTTGGTTCTGTAACCATAAGAGCAAAACTATAAGTTTCATAAATTTCTCTATGAGATTTTACCTTTCTTGGAGGGGTGCTTGAGTTCAAACTTTCTTCTACTGAACTGATTTGCTGATTTCTTGTCGGACTATTAAAATCTTCTCCAAAAACTTGAGTAGAACGAAGTTCTTTCTGATTTGAAAAAATTAGCTGAGAGTCTCCATACCTGAGAGTAGCTTGCTGTTTGCATACATCTGACCAATTCCAGAAACTGccttcatcaaagataacatctCAACGAATGATTAGCTTCTTTGTCAAAGGATTAtataatctataacctttactttCACTGCTATATCTAATAAAGATGCATCTTTCACTTTTCTGATCCAATTTATTTCGATTTTCAGAACTTATATGAGCATAAACAATACCATCAAACACCCTTAAATTACTCACCTCAGGCTTCGTTTGGTACCAAGCTTCAAAGGGAGTCATGTTCCTCACTGCCTTTGTTGGAGATATGTTGAGAAGATGGACTGATGTTGTCACTGCTTCAGCCAAAAATTCATTTGGTAGCATTTTGCCTTGTAGCATGCTCTGAGCCATCTCTACCACTGTTCTATTCTTTCTCTCAGCCACACTGTTCTGTTCTGGAGAATGCTGCACAGCGAGCTGCCTGCGAATTCCatttttcttgcaaaagaagtcaaAGTCATTAGATAAAAACTCTCCCCCTCAATCAGTTCTAAGAATTTTTATCATATGCTCACTCTCTTTCTCAACAATAGCTTTGAATTTCTGAAACTTTTCAATTGTCTCTTATTTTGAGTTAGAAAGTACACCCAGCACATTCTAGAGTAGTCATCAATAAACAACAAGAAGTATCTACTTTTGTTCAACGATGGAGTATTCATTGAACCACAAATATCAGTGTGGACCAATTCTAGAGGCTTCTTAGCTCTCCAAGACTTTCCAACAGGAAAAGAAAGCTTATATTGCTTTCTATATACACATCCTTCACAAATATCATCAACACAAATAGTGGAAGGTAAGCCTTTTACCATATTTTTCTGACTAAGCAATTTCAGCCCATTAAAATGCAAGTGACCATACctcaaatgccaaagccatgaatcaTTTTTCATGCTAGTGACAAGTGCATAATTATCTATGCATGAAAGCTCAAGAGGAAACATTCGATTTTCTGTCATGTGAACTTTGATAGGTGGCATGCCAGATTTCATATTTCTAATTTCACATATATCACCATGAAACAAAACTAGATATCCTCTTTGAATCAATTGACTAACACTCAATAGATTATGAGCTAAATTAGGTACATAGTGAACATCATGAATAAGTCTTTCAGTACCTGATTTAGTTTTTGCAACAACAGTCCCCTTGCCTTCAATCTGAACCTCTTTGTCATTACAAAGTTTCACAGTCTCACGAAAAAGATTTTTCATTCGAGACATGTGATTACTACACCCGCTGTCCAGAAATCAAATATCTTTTCTACTTTCTTTAGGATTAAGTAAGGTAAGAAACAAATTACCTTCTTGCTCCTGTTCTTCAGCAAAATTTGCTTGTTGTTTTGCCTTTTCCCAACAGCTTTCTTCAATGTGGccatatttgtgacaaaaatggCATTGCTTCCCTTTGTAATTGGATTTTGCTTTTTCACTGTTATCAGCTTTTTCATGGTTCCAATAtgaccttcctcttcctctttctcttcctcgGCCTCGACCATGATAGCCACctttttctgtatttctttgtTGTGAAGTTTCTTCACCATTCTGAGATTTGTTAGTAATTTCTATTTTGGACTGAAATGCATGCTCAATATttttttacagatgacctatgaTTCTCTGTTCATGAGCTAAAAGAGAATCTATTAATTCATTGAGAGAATATACAGATAGGTCTTTAGACTCTTCAATGGCGGTGACTACGTGATCAAATTTTTGGGGAAGACTTCTCAAGATCTTTTCCACTACCTTTTGATCTGAAATATCCTCACCAAATGTCCTCATTTGATTGATAATAACAGAAACTCTACTGAAAAACTCTTGGATAGATTttgaatttttcataaaaaatgtctCAAATTCTCTTCTAAGAGTTTGGAGTTTCATAGTTGTTACCTTGTTATCTCCATGAAATTTTTGTTTCAAGATGATCCAAGCTTCATGTGATTTGGTGGTATTTACAATCCGAGGAAAGATAGCATCAGACACAGCTTGCTGCAGCACCAAAAGAGCTTTTGCATCCTTCTTTCGGAGTTTTCTTAACTCATTTTGTTTCTCTGCATAACCATTATCAACTAGATCCTAAAGATCTTGAGAAATAAAAAAAGTCCTCATCTTGATACTCCAAAACTCATAATTTTGTCCACTGAATATGGGTACCAAGGATTGAGAGAGATTAAGAGGAGCCATACCATTTGCCATGATGAAAATTCTCTAACAAACCTTCTGTCGAACACCTTATATGCAGGATGAATTTACTTCTCCTTGAAGCTTCAATCTTGCAAACTTCAAACTTCAAAGAATTCTCTGCTGCAGCCACACTCCTTTGCTTCAAGATGATGCTCAGATCTGATCGGATCTTGGCTCCGATACCACAAAAAATGTTGGAAATTCAGCAAATGGAAATGGACTTCTGTTTTGCTACAGCAAAACAGATACTGAATAGGAGAAGACAAGGGAACGTTTTAAGAAAAAACACTCGTATTTTTACAAAACAGAAGAGTGTATTTCACTTTTACATGAGACAGCACTATTTTAAACACTTTAACATGAActgaaacagaaaataaaatgtgGAGAACAACGTGGGCAAACAGAAAAGAACATGGAGAACAACATGGGCAACTACTACATGTTCTCCCAAAGACTCGGACTTCTATTAATTGAAAAATAAGGACCAGGTCTATTCACAAACTCCTTCAAATTAAGGGTCAGACTTGCATCAAAGTTCATCAGATAGGCCATGGAGACGACTTATCCAAAGCTTATATTACGCACAAAGATTACCAAACCAAATGACATTGGCTGATCAGAGATGTTTTTCTTGGGCTTGGAAGGGAGTGGCAAAGGTTAGAAATATGTTCATGCAAGGCTCTCAATTTACTGTTGGGAATGGTCAGCAAATAAGGTTCTGGTTCGATCGATGGATTGGAATTACACCTCTCAAGGTTCTTTTCCCAATTGCTTTTCTTCTATCTCCACATCCTTTCATAACAGCACAGGAGTTTTTGACGACATATGATAAGAGAAGTCTCTTTCGATCCCCTATGAGTTCCATTGCTGAATTTGAGTTGCAACAAATATTGTTTCTGATTAATGGGAGATCTCTTTCTGTAAACCAAAACTACTCACAATGGAACTGGAGTATGGATTACAAATTCAAGGT contains these protein-coding regions:
- the LOC140858171 gene encoding uncharacterized protein isoform X2, whose protein sequence is MANEKQNELRKLRKKDAKALLVLQQAVSDAIFPRIVNTTKSHEAWIILKQKFHGDNKKLHNKEIQKKVAIMVEAEEEKEEEEGHIGTMKKLITVKKQNPITKGSNAIFVTNMATLKKAVGKRQNNKQILLKNRSKKKNGIRRQLAVQHSPEQNSVAERKNRTVVEMAQSMLQGKMLPNEFLAEAVTTSVHLLNISPTKAVRNMTPFEAWYQTKPEAVSGIGQMYANSKLLSEPNSFEKANEIEERRNSIKEEISAIEKNET
- the LOC140858171 gene encoding uncharacterized protein isoform X4; amino-acid sequence: MANEKQNELRKLRKKDAKALLVLQQAVSDAIFPRIVNTTKSHEAWIILKQKFHGDNKKLHNKEIQKKVAIMVEAEEEKEEEEGHIGTMKKLITVKKQNPITKGSNAIFVTNMATLKKAVGKRQNNKQILLKNRSKKKNGIRRQLAVQHSPEQNSVAERKNRTVVEMAQSMLQGKMLPNEFLAEAVTTSVHLLNISPTKAVRNMTPFEAWYQTKPEFLELVRCMQTASYSQNQIHLRRQMK
- the LOC140858171 gene encoding uncharacterized protein isoform X3, which codes for MANEKQNELRKLRKKDAKALLVLQQAVSDAIFPRIVNTTKSHEAWIILKQKFHGDNKKLHNKEIQKKVAIMVEAEEEKEEEEGHIGTMKKLITVKKQNPITKGSNAIFVTNMATLKKAVGKRQNNKQILLKNRSKKKNGIRRQLAVQHSPEQNSVAERKNRTVVEMAQSMLQGKMLPNEFLAEAVTTSVHLLNISPTKAVRNMTPFEAWYQTKPEFLELVRCMQTASYSQVWRLSANFFKSERTSFYSSFWRRF
- the LOC140858171 gene encoding uncharacterized protein isoform X1, which encodes MANEKQNELRKLRKKDAKALLVLQQAVSDAIFPRIVNTTKSHEAWIILKQKFHGDNKKLHNKEIQKKVAIMVEAEEEKEEEEGHIGTMKKLITVKKQNPITKGSNAIFVTNMATLKKAVGKRQNNKQILLKNRSKKKNGIRRQLAVQHSPEQNSVAERKNRTVVEMAQSMLQGKMLPNEFLAEAVTTSVHLLNISPTKAVRNMTPFEAWYQTKPEVSNLRVFDGIVYAHISSENRNKLDQKSERCIFIRYSSESKGYRLYNPLTKKLIIR